One window from the genome of Spirochaetota bacterium encodes:
- a CDS encoding MFS transporter: protein MEERGFHSHEKKLITGISLVMGLRMLGISMIIPVFSIFATELPGSTPTLAGLAVGTFGIVQIALLVPFGRLSDRWGRKQVTLLGLGVYLAGMILSGLSKSIQQLIGARVLAGAGAINGVTMAWLTEGVPAHKRSAALSYVGIAMGLSVIFGFTLSPIIAAKAGIPVLFYLCASLISVTMLYTIFQLKNHESGIEEHIEISGNGVLAALKNRDLARLNAAGFVGNLGLSMVFFVLPLLFHRSIGLEAMWKIYVPISLAGTACMFYFGKKADRYGTTPVTILGLASEAAGVLCAVIGESTAGLFVAFLLFYMGHCIMAPVLPAAVSHYPNQRLKGTVMSIFNSFQFLGSGIGGVLGGAIFELDYRYAFIGLALMLAGSIMYMRPYAAFARHPARA, encoded by the coding sequence ATGGAAGAAAGAGGATTCCATTCCCACGAAAAAAAGCTTATAACCGGCATAAGCCTGGTTATGGGCCTGCGCATGCTGGGCATTTCGATGATCATCCCGGTTTTTTCCATTTTCGCGACGGAGCTCCCCGGTTCCACGCCGACCCTCGCGGGGCTCGCGGTGGGAACGTTCGGGATCGTGCAGATCGCGCTCCTCGTTCCCTTCGGCCGCCTGAGCGACCGATGGGGCCGCAAGCAGGTGACGCTCCTTGGCCTGGGGGTATACCTCGCCGGCATGATCCTCTCGGGGCTCTCGAAGAGCATACAGCAGCTTATAGGGGCGCGGGTGCTGGCGGGGGCGGGCGCGATCAACGGCGTCACCATGGCCTGGCTCACCGAGGGCGTTCCCGCGCACAAGCGCTCGGCGGCCCTATCGTACGTGGGAATTGCCATGGGGCTTTCCGTCATATTCGGCTTTACCCTTTCCCCGATCATCGCCGCGAAGGCGGGCATCCCGGTCCTTTTCTACCTGTGCGCGTCGCTCATCTCGGTCACCATGCTGTACACGATCTTCCAGCTGAAAAACCATGAATCCGGGATCGAGGAGCATATCGAAATATCGGGTAACGGCGTTTTGGCCGCGCTGAAAAACCGCGACCTCGCGCGCCTGAACGCGGCGGGCTTCGTGGGTAACCTTGGGCTTTCCATGGTGTTCTTCGTCCTCCCGCTCCTCTTCCACCGGAGCATTGGTCTCGAAGCCATGTGGAAGATATACGTTCCCATCTCTCTCGCCGGCACGGCCTGCATGTTCTATTTCGGGAAAAAGGCCGACCGGTACGGTACGACGCCCGTCACGATCCTTGGGCTCGCGAGCGAGGCCGCCGGGGTGTTGTGCGCCGTAATCGGGGAATCCACGGCGGGGCTCTTTGTCGCCTTCCTCCTGTTTTACATGGGGCACTGCATCATGGCGCCCGTGCTTCCCGCCGCCGTCTCGCACTACCCGAATCAGCGGCTCAAGGGCACCGTGATGAGCATCTTCAATTCCTTCCAATTTTTAGGATCGGGAATCGGGGGGGTTCTGGGCGGGGCGATCTTCGAGCTTGACTACCGCTATGCGTTTATCGGCCTCGCCCTCATGCTCGCGGGCTCCATTATGTACATGCGTCCGTACGCGGCCTTTGCGCGGCATCCCGCCCGGGCTTAA